From a region of the Paenibacillus sp. FSL R10-2734 genome:
- a CDS encoding alpha-L-fucosidase: MMESISSQNKPEEQAALPSREQMDWQDLELGMFCHFGMNTFCDQEWGEGNDSPTVFNPLHLDARQWVSTAKEAGFRYFILTAKHHDGFCLWPTATSTYSVASSPWKEGRGDVVKECAEACRELGVGFGIYLSPWDRHEPCYADLQAYDDFYALQLQELLTGYGPLTEIWFDGAGSEGRNYDWRRIMDLIKRHQPGAMVFNMGAPTIRWVGNEDGVAPYPCWNTANSARGSMFSEASLNWLPGTPSWVPAECDVPIRKDRWFWHPQEEHLLLSLEQLMDIYYRSVGHGATLLLNVAPDNRGLFPEADVQRLLEFGKEIERRFDNALAVTAGTGDLVELELPAATVIDHAEIMEDIAYGERVEGYVLEAYSNGVWLELKRGSAIGHKKIDAFPPVCVEKIRLRVPVATASPKIRRLAVYHCGESLA; this comes from the coding sequence ATGATGGAAAGCATATCTTCACAGAACAAGCCGGAAGAGCAAGCAGCGCTACCTTCTAGGGAGCAGATGGATTGGCAGGACCTGGAGCTGGGGATGTTCTGCCATTTTGGAATGAATACGTTTTGCGATCAGGAGTGGGGAGAGGGCAACGATTCACCTACGGTTTTCAATCCGCTTCATCTGGATGCCCGCCAATGGGTTAGTACAGCTAAAGAAGCTGGATTCCGTTATTTTATACTGACAGCTAAGCATCATGACGGATTTTGCCTGTGGCCGACAGCAACAAGCACTTATTCTGTGGCTTCTAGCCCATGGAAAGAAGGGCGCGGTGATGTCGTCAAGGAGTGTGCGGAGGCTTGCCGTGAGCTTGGGGTCGGCTTTGGTATTTATTTGTCTCCATGGGATAGACATGAGCCATGTTATGCGGATCTACAAGCGTACGATGATTTCTATGCCCTGCAATTGCAAGAGCTACTTACGGGCTATGGCCCGCTTACGGAAATTTGGTTTGACGGCGCAGGATCTGAGGGCCGCAATTACGATTGGCGACGGATTATGGATCTGATCAAGCGCCATCAGCCAGGCGCCATGGTATTTAATATGGGTGCACCAACGATCCGTTGGGTTGGCAATGAAGATGGTGTTGCTCCTTATCCATGCTGGAACACTGCGAATTCTGCGCGGGGTAGCATGTTCAGTGAAGCTTCATTGAACTGGCTTCCCGGAACGCCGAGCTGGGTGCCTGCAGAATGCGATGTGCCCATCCGTAAAGACCGCTGGTTCTGGCATCCCCAGGAGGAACATCTGCTGCTGTCTCTGGAGCAGCTAATGGATATTTATTATCGTTCGGTCGGCCATGGGGCAACTTTGCTGCTTAATGTAGCCCCTGACAACCGCGGGCTGTTTCCGGAGGCCGATGTGCAGCGACTGTTGGAATTCGGCAAGGAGATCGAGCGCAGATTCGATAACGCTCTAGCGGTAACAGCAGGTACCGGAGATCTTGTTGAGCTGGAACTGCCTGCAGCTACTGTGATTGATCACGCCGAGATTATGGAGGACATCGCTTACGGCGAGAGAGTGGAAGGGTACGTGCTGGAAGCGTATAGCAATGGAGTGTGGCTGGAGCTGAAGCGTGGCAGTGCGATTGGCCATAAGAAAATCGACGCCTTCCCTCCGGTATGCGTAGAGAAAATACGGTTACGGGTGCCCGTAGCTACGGCAAGCCCCAAGATCAGACGGCTTGCCGTCTATCACTGCGGGGAATCGTTAGCATAG
- a CDS encoding extracellular solute-binding protein has protein sequence MKTKSKKRLSVVLGSMLAVSLTLSACGNSGNSEKNGNADASTNAGNAKVDKQVAIKYYNWDNEAQSAGTDAMLQEFMDQNPDIKVEHVTLVPGDSVEMLKKLDFLISSGEAIDVVQVPSLGGVLERATRGALAPLNELYEKDNLVPEDEYYVNAKVDNKYYGMQYTKSSNYVMLNKDALDEAGLPVPTFGWTWDDYRDYAKKLTKGEGVDKRYGTYFHTWELYMNAPAQTMMKDPFVYGDGTTIFADPTYKYFFQLRKDMESADKSAKSYADALAAKLNYRTEFFNEEAAMILAGNWTIADPGNTEQYPHAFKTAFAPVPVPPAGSEPKEYEGKYFTSGNMLALGATSKNKEASFKLMRFMSTAVSDNRLEFSGYKKADNETLLTKLVAGKEDMYDMDSLKYTLFDSEIQYLDGAQVMTTATSELTKIIDDGFSRFMLGDESIDKVQQWMVDEATKIINEKGVIK, from the coding sequence ATGAAAACAAAAAGCAAAAAAAGATTATCCGTTGTACTGGGCTCCATGCTCGCGGTTTCCTTAACACTAAGCGCTTGTGGAAATTCCGGAAATTCGGAGAAGAATGGCAATGCTGACGCCAGTACGAATGCGGGGAATGCCAAGGTGGACAAGCAAGTCGCCATCAAGTATTACAACTGGGACAATGAAGCTCAGTCGGCTGGCACCGATGCCATGCTGCAGGAATTTATGGATCAGAACCCAGACATTAAGGTAGAGCATGTGACACTCGTTCCCGGTGATTCTGTAGAGATGCTGAAGAAGCTCGACTTCCTGATTTCTTCTGGCGAGGCGATTGACGTTGTTCAGGTGCCAAGCTTGGGAGGGGTGCTTGAACGTGCGACTCGGGGAGCACTTGCCCCGTTGAATGAACTTTATGAGAAAGATAACCTCGTTCCTGAGGATGAATATTATGTGAATGCTAAGGTCGACAACAAATATTATGGGATGCAATATACCAAGAGCAGCAACTATGTGATGCTGAACAAAGATGCACTGGATGAAGCTGGGCTGCCTGTACCTACCTTTGGCTGGACATGGGATGACTACCGCGACTATGCTAAAAAACTGACCAAAGGCGAAGGCGTAGATAAACGTTACGGCACTTACTTCCACACCTGGGAGCTGTACATGAACGCTCCAGCCCAAACGATGATGAAAGATCCGTTTGTGTATGGTGATGGAACGACCATTTTCGCGGATCCGACATATAAATACTTCTTCCAGCTGCGTAAAGATATGGAGTCTGCCGATAAGTCTGCGAAATCTTACGCGGACGCTCTTGCCGCTAAGCTTAACTATCGTACCGAATTCTTCAATGAAGAAGCCGCTATGATCCTGGCTGGCAACTGGACGATTGCTGATCCAGGTAACACCGAACAGTATCCGCATGCATTTAAGACAGCCTTTGCTCCGGTACCGGTGCCTCCTGCAGGATCGGAACCGAAAGAATACGAGGGCAAATACTTCACAAGCGGCAACATGCTGGCGCTGGGCGCAACTTCAAAGAACAAAGAGGCTTCCTTTAAACTGATGAGATTTATGTCGACAGCTGTGAGTGATAACAGACTGGAATTCTCCGGTTATAAAAAAGCTGATAATGAGACCTTGCTGACCAAATTGGTCGCTGGCAAAGAAGATATGTATGATATGGATTCGCTCAAATATACACTCTTTGATAGCGAAATTCAGTACCTCGACGGTGCACAAGTGATGACGACAGCAACTTCTGAATTGACCAAAATTATCGATGATGGCTTCAGCAGATTTATGCTTGGAGATGAATCGATTGATAAGGTGCAGCAATGGATGGTTGATGAAGCAACAAAAATTATCAACGAAAAAGGTGTCATCAAATAA
- a CDS encoding carbohydrate ABC transporter permease yields the protein MQLIRKNMSRVITTSIMGALSIVFLIPLIWMISAAFKYEKDVMRFPIQWIPEKINVAYNFKMVWMGRVPFSHFYLNSFKVAIITTLITLIISSMSAYALTKIKFKGRNMVFLALLSFMIIPDQATLIPRFLLIRWFGLYDTHAAIILMSMFSIYFTFLLRQFMMGVSDEYIEAARIDGAGHLRIFWSIIIPLCKPVLATVAIIKFIWTWNDYQNPLIFLLNKNLYTIPLGMTLFRDDYSNNYAIMMTAAVSAIIPLVIVFIALQKQVINGISLGGVKG from the coding sequence ATGCAACTGATTAGAAAAAATATGTCCAGAGTGATCACTACCAGCATCATGGGGGCTTTGTCCATCGTATTTCTTATCCCGCTGATCTGGATGATTTCCGCAGCCTTTAAATATGAGAAGGATGTTATGCGCTTCCCGATCCAATGGATTCCCGAGAAGATCAATGTAGCGTATAATTTCAAGATGGTTTGGATGGGACGAGTACCTTTTTCTCATTTCTATTTAAATTCCTTTAAAGTTGCGATTATTACGACCTTAATCACACTTATCATTTCATCTATGTCAGCGTACGCCTTGACCAAAATTAAGTTCAAAGGACGAAATATGGTATTTCTGGCGCTGCTGTCGTTCATGATTATTCCTGACCAGGCTACGCTGATTCCACGCTTTCTGCTGATTCGCTGGTTCGGTCTTTATGATACTCATGCAGCTATCATATTAATGAGCATGTTCTCCATCTACTTCACGTTCCTGCTGCGTCAATTTATGATGGGTGTCAGCGACGAATATATTGAAGCGGCGCGAATTGACGGTGCAGGCCATTTGCGGATATTCTGGTCTATCATTATTCCACTCTGCAAACCGGTGCTCGCTACGGTGGCGATCATTAAATTTATCTGGACCTGGAATGATTACCAGAATCCGCTGATCTTCTTGCTAAACAAGAATTTGTACACTATCCCACTCGGCATGACACTATTCCGGGACGATTATTCGAACAACTATGCGATTATGATGACAGCAGCCGTTTCGGCGATCATCCCGCTGGTCATCGTGTTCATTGCCCTGCAAAAGCAAGTCATTAACGGAATCTCCCTTGGTGGCGTAAAGGGCTGA
- a CDS encoding sugar ABC transporter permease, with protein MEAAKQPVPKILQEKRKFWTPQRKEALTGWLFLAPEIVGMLFLNVFALGFSLYLSFSKWDLLSGVQGIEFIGLDNYIKMFHDPSIIQALKNNAIYMIMTVPIPIAIALVLAALIQNSVFLKNYFKVAFFIPYISSIIAIAAVWSALFHPSLGPINQFLMELGISSPPKWLVDPKTSLLSIAIISSWASLGYTIIIYMAGLTNISDEIYEAAEIDGANALKKFFSITVPMLRPTTFFLLITMLIGSFKVFDIIAFLTEGGPNNSSTVLVFRIYEEGFKYYNMGYASAISWLLFAVIGLITAATWKMRNEE; from the coding sequence GTGGAGGCTGCAAAACAACCTGTGCCAAAAATTCTGCAGGAGAAGCGGAAGTTCTGGACTCCGCAGCGGAAAGAGGCTTTGACCGGGTGGCTGTTTCTAGCCCCGGAAATTGTCGGGATGCTTTTTCTTAATGTGTTTGCACTTGGATTCTCACTTTATTTAAGCTTCTCGAAATGGGATCTATTGTCGGGGGTTCAAGGGATCGAGTTTATCGGATTGGATAACTATATCAAAATGTTCCATGATCCGAGCATCATTCAAGCTTTGAAGAACAATGCCATTTATATGATTATGACCGTGCCGATACCGATTGCGATTGCTTTGGTGCTGGCGGCATTGATTCAAAACAGTGTATTTCTCAAAAATTATTTCAAAGTAGCCTTCTTTATCCCTTATATTTCTTCAATCATTGCAATTGCCGCCGTATGGAGCGCATTGTTCCATCCATCCCTTGGGCCGATCAATCAGTTCCTGATGGAGCTTGGAATTTCCAGTCCTCCGAAATGGCTGGTCGATCCGAAGACTTCACTGTTATCGATTGCTATTATCAGTTCTTGGGCGAGTCTGGGTTACACCATTATTATCTATATGGCCGGCTTAACGAATATTTCCGATGAAATCTACGAAGCCGCCGAAATTGACGGAGCCAACGCGCTGAAAAAATTCTTTTCCATCACGGTTCCGATGCTGCGTCCAACCACGTTCTTCTTGCTTATAACCATGTTGATTGGCTCGTTCAAGGTGTTCGATATCATCGCCTTTTTGACCGAAGGTGGCCCGAACAATTCTTCTACCGTGCTTGTGTTCAGGATCTATGAGGAAGGGTTCAAATACTACAACATGGGCTATGCTTCTGCAATTTCCTGGCTGCTATTCGCCGTCATCGGCTTGATCACCGCAGCTACCTGGAAAATGAGAAATGAAGAATAA
- a CDS encoding response regulator: MYKVMLIDDDVPMLRVLQQMIDWEAHSLQIVGSTYSSAKALLMFEEVQPDIVITDIGLPQKNGIELADCFTRMKPEVRIIFLTCHEDFHYAQQAVKLKVDDYLIKDQLTEEQLEKSLAKSVRLLKSKIGLIRHGETGYNSQLFRQNLLQRVIGGAPPETTLAYAAQIGISWTYPWFMLGTVSIHFSSFEKRYKQREYPLILYAIYNIALELSEACEGITPFLEQKNIVILYNYRVNLAQNASLYFYDYLQRLCSECSHLLKIQPGIIAVTEKLELQEIGQIHRQIVQDKCEFYASADYTVLDTLQIATPRFQPAPQGFLDSYIPQMERAVIKNDLEAIRGTLQEIARTAKVMAIHPGDFVRDLSFMLRGIELMFTSLMFDEDLFVYLVQTRTLEDTMELVERKLVQITGSKQQVAGAPPQEPKLQLIQQYIDQNLGDNITSIDMARYLFLDPSYFSRYFKRMTGLTFTDYVHQHKMKVATKMLKISSQNLESLAVGLGYSDRTYFSKVFKKYVGTTPSEYKSKHSVR; the protein is encoded by the coding sequence ATGTATAAAGTGATGCTCATAGATGATGATGTTCCTATGCTCAGGGTGCTTCAGCAGATGATTGACTGGGAAGCACATAGCTTGCAGATTGTCGGCAGCACCTATTCCAGTGCCAAGGCGTTATTAATGTTTGAGGAAGTGCAGCCCGACATCGTGATCACGGATATTGGCTTGCCACAAAAGAACGGGATTGAGCTGGCCGATTGCTTTACCCGCATGAAGCCGGAGGTCAGAATTATTTTCCTGACCTGTCATGAGGATTTTCATTATGCTCAGCAAGCGGTAAAGCTGAAAGTGGATGACTATTTAATCAAGGACCAGCTTACGGAAGAACAATTGGAGAAAAGCCTTGCTAAGTCCGTACGCTTGCTTAAATCGAAGATCGGGTTAATTAGGCATGGGGAGACGGGATACAACAGCCAGCTCTTCCGGCAGAATCTGCTGCAAAGGGTGATCGGCGGCGCCCCGCCCGAAACCACGCTGGCCTATGCGGCGCAAATCGGCATATCCTGGACGTACCCGTGGTTCATGCTGGGCACGGTCAGTATTCACTTTTCCAGTTTCGAGAAGCGGTACAAGCAGAGAGAGTATCCGCTTATTTTATATGCCATCTACAATATAGCCCTAGAGCTGTCCGAAGCGTGTGAGGGGATTACGCCTTTTTTGGAGCAGAAGAATATTGTGATTCTGTACAATTACCGCGTGAATCTAGCGCAGAATGCCAGTCTTTATTTTTATGATTATTTACAGCGATTGTGTTCCGAGTGCTCCCATCTTCTTAAGATTCAACCGGGCATCATCGCAGTCACAGAGAAATTAGAGCTGCAGGAAATCGGACAGATCCATCGGCAAATTGTCCAGGATAAGTGCGAGTTCTACGCGAGTGCGGATTATACGGTTCTGGATACTTTACAAATCGCTACCCCTCGCTTCCAGCCTGCTCCCCAGGGATTTCTGGATAGTTATATCCCGCAGATGGAACGGGCCGTGATCAAAAATGATCTTGAAGCTATCCGTGGCACTCTTCAGGAAATCGCTAGGACTGCAAAAGTTATGGCTATCCATCCGGGCGATTTCGTCCGGGATTTATCCTTTATGCTCCGCGGCATCGAGCTGATGTTCACTAGCCTAATGTTTGATGAGGATCTGTTCGTCTATCTCGTGCAAACCCGGACACTGGAGGATACGATGGAACTGGTGGAGAGAAAGCTTGTGCAGATTACAGGTAGTAAGCAGCAGGTGGCAGGAGCACCACCGCAGGAGCCCAAGCTGCAGCTTATCCAGCAATATATCGACCAGAATCTTGGCGATAACATCACTTCAATCGATATGGCCCGTTATCTGTTTCTGGACCCGAGCTATTTCTCGCGTTACTTCAAGCGCATGACAGGATTGACCTTTACGGACTATGTACATCAGCACAAGATGAAGGTTGCTACCAAAATGCTGAAAATCTCCAGCCAGAATCTGGAATCACTAGCTGTCGGTCTGGGTTATTCGGACAGAACCTATTTTTCAAAAGTATTTAAAAAATATGTGGGAACAACGCCGAGCGAATATAAATCCAAACACTCGGTGCGCTGA
- a CDS encoding histidine kinase: MFKFTYYRRIQVSFLLLIFIPLIAVSIISFVLIRDTMVEKLQLSNDNFLNVMIDELNKTIDDVTFASHFIVNDTNFRANLKAFADTERLNTYQDYVHFTQIQDVFSLINSKPLNNNIRMYLVNRKHFVISSGTENLSVINANMDKLMGRVNIHEPETLQWLGMADSGSGKSSSYYIARVIYDNREKQQVSVLLISLPEAYFNKLLGPVEFGKLALFDSGGGLIAGNSELAPEGKEARGSVRTARAIDKSNWELVYEASEKEWSGQISRTFYSGIGLVLLLFIVFSATSMLIAKRLHSPIMKLQRVVRQFGMGNLDARLEVKGKDEIAELGQTLNTMLDQLQGLIHDIEQEQEQKRVMELEALFMQIRPHFLINTLNSIKCSLILAKDKLHSGIIDSLMSLLRAYLKVNEPATLREECKLLGHYIDIMKIRNEIPLELEVDLEADTEKLIVPKLILQPLVENAIVHGLVDHPAPRIVVRSRTVPDGIMIEVEDNGCGAGAEILEGLNRRLQYKDDEQDDAYQRVGLINVVQRLRLTYGQDTRLSLHNLPQGGVFVSLYLPKSNHQVNLSEREGYGCIK; this comes from the coding sequence ATGTTCAAATTCACTTACTATAGACGTATCCAGGTTTCATTTCTTTTGCTAATTTTTATCCCGCTGATTGCAGTATCGATCATCTCCTTTGTGCTAATTCGGGATACGATGGTAGAAAAGCTGCAGCTCAGCAACGATAACTTCCTGAACGTTATGATTGACGAACTAAACAAGACTATTGATGATGTGACGTTTGCGTCTCATTTTATTGTAAACGATACCAATTTCCGCGCCAATCTGAAGGCCTTTGCAGATACCGAGCGGCTGAACACCTATCAGGATTACGTACATTTTACGCAAATTCAGGATGTGTTCTCACTCATCAACTCTAAGCCGTTGAATAATAATATCCGCATGTATTTGGTTAACCGGAAACACTTTGTAATCTCCTCTGGGACTGAGAATTTATCCGTGATTAATGCCAACATGGACAAGCTGATGGGACGTGTCAATATTCACGAACCGGAGACCTTGCAATGGCTTGGGATGGCTGACAGCGGTTCCGGTAAAAGCAGCAGCTACTATATTGCCAGAGTAATCTATGACAACAGGGAGAAACAGCAGGTCTCCGTGCTTCTCATCTCGCTTCCCGAAGCTTATTTCAACAAATTGCTCGGGCCGGTGGAATTTGGCAAGCTGGCGTTGTTTGATTCTGGAGGAGGTCTGATCGCCGGGAACTCAGAGCTAGCTCCAGAAGGTAAGGAAGCGAGAGGAAGCGTGCGTACGGCTAGAGCCATCGACAAATCCAATTGGGAGCTGGTCTATGAAGCCTCGGAGAAAGAATGGTCGGGCCAGATTTCGCGAACTTTTTATAGTGGTATTGGCTTGGTGCTTCTCTTATTTATTGTCTTTTCGGCCACCTCCATGCTGATTGCCAAAAGATTGCATAGTCCGATCATGAAGCTGCAGCGCGTTGTGCGCCAGTTCGGGATGGGAAATCTTGATGCTAGGCTGGAGGTCAAGGGCAAGGATGAAATCGCTGAGCTGGGGCAGACGCTGAATACGATGCTGGACCAGCTGCAAGGACTGATTCACGACATTGAGCAGGAGCAGGAACAGAAGCGAGTGATGGAGTTAGAGGCGTTGTTTATGCAGATTCGTCCCCACTTTTTGATCAATACGCTGAATTCGATCAAATGTAGCCTTATTTTGGCCAAAGATAAACTACACAGCGGGATCATTGATTCGCTAATGAGTCTACTCCGGGCCTATTTGAAGGTTAATGAACCGGCTACCTTACGGGAAGAATGCAAACTGCTTGGTCATTACATCGACATCATGAAGATCCGCAACGAAATCCCTCTTGAACTGGAGGTCGATCTGGAAGCGGATACAGAGAAGCTCATCGTTCCTAAGCTTATTCTGCAGCCACTCGTAGAAAATGCTATCGTCCACGGTCTGGTTGACCACCCGGCACCACGCATTGTCGTCCGCTCGCGAACGGTTCCTGACGGGATTATGATTGAAGTTGAAGACAATGGCTGTGGTGCGGGGGCAGAAATCCTGGAGGGACTGAACCGCAGGTTACAGTACAAGGACGATGAACAGGATGATGCTTATCAAAGGGTCGGGTTAATTAACGTAGTTCAAAGGCTGAGGCTGACCTATGGACAGGATACCCGCTTGTCGCTGCATAATCTGCCGCAGGGTGGGGTGTTCGTTTCTCTGTATTTGCCGAAAAGCAATCATCAGGTTAATCTGTCGGAGAGAGAGGGATATGGATGTATAAAGTGA
- a CDS encoding alginate lyase family protein codes for MNADGKHTSPYAVFALLDLEVPALAPVKDALSQARQDEALTELHRYLTSRSTPGWQAEERQKQQLIAYIQRYCADELEAVMKTADEVVEQTFLFRFPWDMERSRIPVTFEEKIDWRYVPDKDVEWAYMMNRHRYWVALGQAYAITGHEDYARTLCCQLEDWMDCNPVPDMPTNDTLTWRTIEAGLRCANWIKALSYIQDSPLLTPTLLAKVMISLHEHGEYLALSFTGWKNISNWGVLETCGLLQTALYFPEFTSAKNWRQLSEERLWETARIQIMADGIHWEQSPTYHHEVLVCFLDCIRLARMNGLELQDEFQQKVHQMAVASLYWAKPNHRQPMLGDSDDSDIRSILTYAGWLFQDSVLRFGGYDQMDYDNAWLFGLNGVEGYEQLIAEEPPYLSRSFAHSGHYVMRTGWGEQDLYLYFHCGPLGGGHGHADLLHFDLYAYGRDMLTDLGRYNYSDHTPLRKALKESAAHNTTTVDGIGFTEITDTWSFSQIAKPTGSKWISNPDFDYVEGSHDGYRHLDDPVHLLRRIIFIKPYYWLLVDSFSCRQEHTFSQHFHFAPGAVQMEDETFICRTKNEQDANLCIVPVNVEGLQGKIDDGVISREYNLLEPNQHAVYSRTGKGTVSIMQMLYPQPSGEPFCPLALQVPIYRHTGEPVDAAQAEACRISLPEKNEEHIIVISHEVPSSHLDSYVVDGIQIFGEVVLIVFANGQKKVTVIR; via the coding sequence ATGAACGCTGATGGCAAGCATACTTCCCCCTATGCTGTTTTTGCGCTGCTTGACCTTGAGGTTCCCGCTCTAGCTCCGGTGAAGGATGCGCTCAGTCAAGCTCGGCAGGACGAGGCGTTGACTGAATTGCATCGGTATTTGACTAGTCGGAGCACGCCGGGCTGGCAGGCAGAGGAACGCCAGAAGCAACAGCTCATCGCCTATATACAGCGCTATTGTGCAGATGAGCTGGAAGCTGTAATGAAGACGGCGGATGAAGTCGTGGAGCAGACGTTTCTCTTTCGTTTTCCCTGGGACATGGAGCGCAGCCGCATTCCTGTTACCTTTGAGGAAAAAATTGACTGGCGTTATGTTCCGGACAAGGATGTAGAATGGGCTTATATGATGAATCGCCACCGCTACTGGGTGGCATTAGGACAAGCATATGCGATAACAGGTCATGAGGATTATGCGAGAACACTTTGCTGTCAGCTTGAAGATTGGATGGACTGTAATCCTGTTCCAGACATGCCTACGAATGATACGCTGACATGGCGCACAATTGAAGCGGGCCTTCGCTGTGCTAACTGGATCAAAGCGCTGTCCTATATACAGGATAGTCCGCTGCTCACACCGACGCTGCTGGCGAAAGTGATGATATCTCTGCATGAACATGGTGAATATTTAGCTTTATCATTTACGGGCTGGAAGAATATCAGCAACTGGGGGGTTCTGGAGACTTGTGGCTTGCTCCAAACCGCGCTCTACTTCCCTGAGTTTACTAGCGCCAAAAACTGGCGACAGCTCAGTGAGGAGAGACTGTGGGAGACGGCTCGAATCCAGATCATGGCAGACGGTATCCACTGGGAGCAATCGCCCACCTATCACCATGAGGTTCTGGTCTGTTTTCTCGACTGCATCCGCTTGGCCCGCATGAATGGACTGGAGCTACAGGATGAATTTCAGCAAAAGGTTCATCAAATGGCCGTGGCTTCATTATATTGGGCCAAACCGAATCATCGGCAGCCGATGCTCGGTGATAGCGATGACAGCGATATCCGTTCGATTTTGACTTATGCGGGTTGGTTGTTCCAGGATTCTGTGCTCCGCTTTGGCGGATACGATCAAATGGATTATGACAATGCCTGGTTGTTCGGGCTGAATGGAGTTGAAGGCTACGAGCAGCTGATTGCGGAGGAACCGCCTTACTTGTCGCGCTCTTTCGCACATTCCGGCCATTATGTGATGCGAACGGGTTGGGGCGAGCAGGACTTATACCTATATTTCCACTGCGGACCGCTTGGGGGTGGACATGGTCACGCGGATCTGCTGCATTTCGATCTGTATGCCTATGGGCGGGATATGCTAACCGATCTGGGCAGATACAACTATAGTGATCACACACCCCTCAGAAAAGCGTTAAAAGAAAGTGCTGCCCATAATACGACTACTGTCGACGGAATTGGATTTACCGAAATCACGGATACATGGTCCTTCTCTCAGATTGCGAAGCCAACGGGCAGCAAATGGATCAGTAATCCGGACTTTGATTATGTAGAGGGCAGCCATGACGGCTACCGTCATTTGGATGATCCGGTACACCTGCTAAGGAGAATCATATTTATCAAGCCTTATTACTGGCTTCTGGTCGACAGCTTCAGCTGCCGTCAGGAGCACACGTTTTCCCAGCATTTTCATTTTGCTCCCGGTGCGGTTCAGATGGAAGACGAGACATTCATTTGCCGTACAAAAAATGAGCAGGATGCCAATCTTTGCATCGTTCCCGTTAATGTTGAAGGACTGCAGGGCAAGATTGATGACGGGGTAATCTCCCGCGAATACAATCTGCTGGAACCCAATCAGCATGCCGTATACTCCCGAACGGGAAAAGGAACGGTATCGATCATGCAGATGCTGTACCCGCAGCCTTCTGGTGAGCCGTTCTGTCCGTTGGCTCTACAGGTGCCAATTTACCGCCATACGGGTGAACCGGTGGATGCTGCGCAGGCAGAGGCATGCCGCATCAGCCTTCCTGAAAAGAATGAGGAGCATATTATCGTGATCAGCCACGAAGTTCCATCCAGTCACTTGGATTCCTATGTAGTGGATGGTATACAAATTTTTGGTGAAGTAGTGCTTATTGTTTTCGCAAACGGTCAAAAGAAAGTTACGGTAATCAGATAA